The proteins below come from a single Falco rusticolus isolate bFalRus1 chromosome 18, bFalRus1.pri, whole genome shotgun sequence genomic window:
- the PSME3 gene encoding proteasome activator complex subunit 3, which yields MASLLKVDPEVKLKVDSFRERITSEAEDLVANFFPKKLLELDGFLKEPILNIHDLTQIHSDMNLPVPDPILLTNSHDGLDGPNMKKRKLEDREETFQGTKVFVMPNGMLKSNQQLVDIIEKVKPEIRLLIEKCNTVKMWVQLLIPRIEDGNNFGVSIQEETVAELRTVESEAASYLDQISRYYITRAKLVSKIAKYPHVEDYRRTVTEIDEKEYISLRLIISELRNQYVTLHDMILKNIEKIKRPRSSNAETLY from the exons atggccTCGCTGCTCAAGGTGGACCCGGAGGTGAAGCTCAAG gttGACTCCTTCAGGGAGCGGATCACGAGTGAG GCTGAAGACCTGGTGGCAAACTTTTTCCCAAAGAAGCTGTTAGAACTCGATGGGTTCCTTAAG gaGCCTATCCTGAATATTCATGATCTCACTCAGATCCATTCGGACATGAACCTCCCAGTGCCTGACCCAATTCTTCTCACGAACAGCCATGATGGACTGGATGGG CCAAAtatgaaaaagaggaagctggAAGACCGCGAAGAGACCTTTCAGG GTACCAAAGTGTTCGTGATGCCCAATGGGATGCTGAAGAGCAACCAGCAGCTGGTGGACATCATTGAGAAAGTGAAACCAGAAATCAGGCTGCTTATCGAGAAGTGTAATACG GTCAAAATGTGGGTGCAGCTCCTCATCCCCAGGATAGAAGATGGAAACAACTTCGGTGTTTCTATTCAG GAGGAAACAGTTGCTGAGCTTCGAACTGTGGAGAGTGAGGCAGCATCCTACCTGGACCAGATTTCTAG ATATTATATCACAAGAGCAAAGTTGGTTTCCAAAATAGCCAAGTACCCTCATGTG GAGGACTACCGCCGCACAGTGACAGAGATCGACGAGAAGGAGTACATTAGCCTGCGCCTGATCATTTCAGAGCTGAGGAATCAATAT GTCACTTTGCATGACATGATCCTTAAAAACATTGAGAAGATCAAGAGGCCTCGGAGCAGCAATGCTGAGACCCTCTATTAA
- the BECN1 gene encoding beclin-1 produces the protein MEGSRPPACTTQVSFVCQRCSQPLKLDTSFKILDRLTIQELTAPLLTAAPARPGDAPEEESALTEEAFAENRQDGVSRRFIPPARMMSTESANSFTLIGEASDGGTMENLSRRLKVTGDLFDIMSGQTDVDHPLCEECTDTLLDQLDTQLNITENECQNYKRCLEILEQMNEDDKEKLQMELKELALEEEQLIQELEDVEKNRKTVAEDFERVRAEAERLEQEEAQYQKEYCEFKRQQLELDDELKSVDNQMRYAQMQLDKLKKTNVFNATFHIWHSGQFGTINNFRLGRLPSVPVEWNEINAAWGQTVLLLHALANKMGLKFQRYRLVPYGNHSYLESLTDKSKELPLYCSGGLRFFWDNKFDHAMVAFLDCVQQFKEEVEKGETRFCLPYRMDVEKGKIEDTGGSGGSYSIKTQFNSEEQWTKALKFMLTNLKWGLAWVSSQFYNK, from the exons ATGGAGGggagccgcccgcccgcctgcACCACGCAGGTCAGCTTCGTGTGCCAGCGCTGCAGCCAGCCGCTGAAGCTCGACACCTCCTTCAAGATCCTGGACCGCCTCACCATCCAGGAGCTGACCG CCCCGCTGCTGACCGCCGCCCCCGCGCGGCCCGGGGACGCGCCCGAGGAGGAGAGCGCCCTGACGGAG GAGGCCTTCGCGGAGAACCGGCAGGATGGCGTGTCCAGGAGGTTCATCCCGCCGGCCAG AATGATGTCAACAGAGAGCGCCAACAGTTTTACACTGATCGGAGAGGCGTCAGATGGCGGCACGATGGAAAACCTCAGCCGGAGACTGAAG GTCACCGGCGACCTCTTTGACATTATGTCTGGGCAGACGGATGTGGATCACCCCCTGTGTGAGGAATGCACGGACACTCTGCTGGACCAACTAGACACACAGCTTAACATTACGGAGAACGAGTGCCAGAACTACAA GAGATGCCTGGAGATACTGGAGCAAATGAATGAGGATGATAAGGAGAAACTGCAAATGGAACTGAAAGAACTTGCGCtggaggaagagcagctgaTTCAGGAGCTGGAGGACGTTGAGAAGAACCGCAAGACTGTGGCTGAAGACTTTGAGAGAGtcagggcagaggcagagcggctggagcaggaggaagctCA gtATCAGAAAGAATATTGTGAATTCAAGAGGCAACAACTGGAGCTAGATGACGAGCTGAAAAGTGTGGACAACCAAATGCGCTATGCCCAGATGCAATTGgataaattaaagaaaaccaacGTGTTTAATGCAACCTTTCACATCTG GCACAGTGGTCAGTTTGGCACAATAAATAACTTCAGACTTGGCCGTCTCCCCAGTGTTCCTGTAGAATGGAATGAGATCAATGCTGCCTGGGGGCAGACCGTGCTGTTGCTACACGCCCTCGCTAACAAAATGGGCCTGAAATTTCAAAG ATACCGCCTGGTACCGTACGGCAACCACTCGTATTTAGAGTCCCTCACGGACAAATCAAAG GAACTCCCCTTGTACTGTTCTGGAGGCCTGAGGTTCTTCTGGGACAATAAGTTTGATCATGCAATGGTGGCTTTCCTGGACTGCGTGCAGCAGTTCAAAGAGGAAGTGGAAAAAGGCGAAACTCGGTTTTGTTTGCCTTATAG GATGGACGTGGAGAAAGGGAAGATTGAAGATACAGGTGGCAGTGGCGGCTCTTACTCTATTAAAACGCAATTTAACTCTGAGGAGCAATGGACAAAAGCACTAAAATTCATGTTAACTAACCTGAAGTGGGGTCTTGCCTGGGTCTCATCCCAATTCTATAACAAATAA
- the CNTD1 gene encoding cyclin N-terminal domain-containing protein 1 encodes MACQVQARSWYRDADPIFGQVIPEVIEDKLICLATENEQYLSKLPDQAGCFKETQIVEFIFLLCEKWHLDQLARYQAVELFERFMIKQVEQISRENVQSCEQGQGSSWSSLKDQIDDTFVLRLVSCVQLASKLSLHYNIVNNDTAVKFLQSLKYSYTKQDLLDSELAVLKTLHFQISVSTPLAYVELLLEVLGHNGCLLPAKPLYQMCVQLLDFSYLTRDSIYDTLLKIAIENSTPSELQVAKFLTVKEDFMLLAVGIISTSVFIRNPEHWKQVVEHLTSITGITSQSILEFSYAVLKHVIGSTTPKQHYRGFGTKAPQNGILSFK; translated from the exons ATGGCATGCCAGGTGCAAGCAAGATCGTGGTACCGTGATGCAGACCCCATCTTCGGCCAGGTCATTCCTGAGGTTATTGAGGATAAGCTGATCTGTCTGGCCACAGAAAACGAACAGTACCTGAGCAAGCTTCCGGATCAGGCCGGATGCTTCAAAGAGACACAGATAGTGG AATTTATATTCCTTTTGTGTGAAAAATGGCACTTGGACCAGTTGGCAAGGTACCAAGCGGTGGAGTTATTTGAAAG GTTTATGATCAAGCAAGTAGAACAAATCTCCAGAGAGAATGTTCAGAGTTGTGAACAAGGACaagggagcagctggagctcCCTGAAAGATCAGATAGACGACACATTTGTCCTGCGTCTTGTCTCGTGCGTTCAGCTTGCAAGCAAACTCTCCTTACACTATAAC aTAGTTAACAATGACACAGCTGTAAAATTTCTGCAATCCTTAAAATACTCATACACCAAGCAGGATTTGCTCGACTCAGAgcttgctgttttaaaaactcTGCACTTCCAGATCAGTGTGTCAACTCCTTTGGCTTACGTGGAATTGCTTCTAGAGGTTTTAG GACATAACGGCTGCTTGCTTCCGGCAAAACCATTGTATCAGATGTGTGTGCAACTACTAGACTTCTCCTACCTTACAAGAGATAGCATCTATGACACTTTGTTGAAGATTGCCATTGAAAATTCAACACCAAGTGAACTGCAGGT AGCAAAGTTTCTGACAGTAAAGGAAGATTTCATGCTGCTGGCTGTTGGAATCATCAGCACAAGCGTGTTCATACGAAACCCGGAGCACTGGAAGCAG gttgtgGAGCATTTAACCAGTATCACTGGCATTACTTCACAAAGCATCTTAGAATTTTCTTATGCAGTACTGAAACATGTCATTGGCAGTACCACTCCCAAGCAACACTACAGAGGCTTTGGAACAAAAGCTCCACAGAACGgaattttgtctttcaaataG
- the LOC119158769 gene encoding cytochrome c oxidase assembly factor 3 homolog, mitochondrial, translating into MAAPREPGGEAPFAQRIDPEREPGLSPQQRLLMAQVERAQRQRALQRRLRGRNALVALGFGAVVLGIYGYTFYSVSQERFLDDLEQEAEAARARARARAESAKS; encoded by the exons ATGGCGGCGCCGCGAGAGCCGGGCGGGGAGGCGCCTTTCGCGCAGCGCATCGACCCGGAGCGGGAGCcggggctgagcccccagcAGCGCCTGCTCATGGCGCAGGTGGAGCGCGCCCAGCGCCAGCGCGCTCTGCAGCGGCGGCTCCGCGGCCGTAACGCGCTGGTGGCGCTCGGCTTCGGCGCTGTGGTGCTTGGCATCT ATGGCTACACCTTCTACTCGGTGTCGCAGGAACGGTTCCTGGACGATCTGGAGCAGGAGGCGGAGGCGGcgcgggcccgggcccgggcgcGGGCCGAGAGTGCAAAGAGCTGA